One stretch of Halichoerus grypus chromosome 8, mHalGry1.hap1.1, whole genome shotgun sequence DNA includes these proteins:
- the MAX gene encoding protein max isoform X6 produces MTSSGRMLFWSSKGKARADQVLCSWGIHFSSSLMEDASKRKFRALEKARSSAQLQTNYPSSDNSLYTNAKGSTISAFDGGSDSSSESEPEEPQSRKKLRMEAS; encoded by the exons ATGACCTCAAGCGGCAGAATGCTCTTCTGGAGCAGCAAG GGGAAAGCGAGAGCTGATCAAGTTCTTTGTTCCTGGGGAAttcacttctcttcctccctcatgGAAGATGCAAGTAAAAGGAAAT TCCGTGCACTGGAGAAGGCGAGGTCGAGTGCCCAACTGCAGACCAACTACCCCTCCTCAGACAACAGCCTCTACACCAACGCCAAGGGCAGCACCATCTCTGCCTTCGATGGAGGCTCGGACTCCAGCTCAGAGTCGGAGCCCGAAGAGCCCCAAAGCAGGAAGAAGCTCCGGATGGAGGCCAGCTAA